In Oryza brachyantha chromosome 2, ObraRS2, whole genome shotgun sequence, a single window of DNA contains:
- the LOC102722739 gene encoding fimbrin-4-like, protein MSGFVGVVVSDPSLQGQFTQVELRSLKAKFLSLKRDSSGHVTTKNLPGMMKKLRGLNEVISEEEIAAHLSQSYPDADQEIEFESFLREYLNLQSRASTKEGGGGGGGKTSSSFLKSSTTTLLHNLNQAEKSSYVAHINTYLGEDSFLKKYLPIDPNGNQLFDLVRDGVLLCKLINVAVPGTIDERAINKKRVLNPWERNENHTLCLNSAKAIGCTVVNIGTQDLVEGRPHLILGLISQIIKIQLLADLNLKKTPQLVELFDDSKDIDEVLSLSPEKMLLRWMNHHLKKAGYKKTVSNFSTDVKDGEAYAYLLKALAPEHSPETTLETKDPSERAKLVLEQAEKLDCKRYLTPKDITEGSANLNLAFVAQIFQHRNGLTTDTKQVTLTQTASRDDVLLSREERAFRMWINSLGVDSYVNNVFEDIRNGWVLLEVLDKVSPGSVIWKLASKPPIKLPFRKLENCNQVIKIGKELKFSLVNLAGNDIVQGNKKLIVALLWQLMRFNMLQLLNRLRSHSQGSQGKEITDADILKWANSKVKTSGRTSQMESFKDKSLSNGLFFLELLSAVQPRVVNWKVVTKGEDDEEKKLNATYIISVARKIGCSVFLLPEDIIEVNQKMILTLTASIMYWSLQKQPQSQSEVSEQSEPSSMASDAASDIASEDAASTTAASEGEEVNSLSDSMSNLTTDDATSNAPPAENGNGVAG, encoded by the exons ATGTCGGGGTTCGTGGGCGTCGTGGTCTCCGACCCCTCGCTGCAGGGCCAGTTCACGCAGGTCGAGCTCCGATCGCTCAAGGCCAAG TTTCTATCTCTGAAGAGAGACTCCTCCGGCCATGTGACCACTAAGAATCTCCCGGGAATGATGAAGAAGCTGAGGGGACTCAATGAGGTGATCTCCGAGGAGGAGATCGCAGCCCACTTGTCCCAGTCTTACCCTGACGCCGACCAGGAGATTGAGTTCGAGTCATTCTTACGG GAATACCTGAATCTGCAGTCAAGGGCGAGCACCAAAgaaggcggtggcggtggtggtggcaagaCCTCGTCGTCTTTCCTCAAGTCTAGTACCACTACGTTGCTGCACAATCTCAACCAGGCGGAGAAGTCGTCTTATGTGGCGCATATCAACACCTACCTTGGCGAAGACTCATTCCTGAAGAAGTATTTACCAATCGACCCTAACGGCAACCAGCTGTTCGATCTTGTCAGGGACGGTGTTCTGCTATG TAAATTGATCAATGTAGCTGTACCTGGGACCATTGATGAGAGAgcaataaataagaaaagagtTCTTAACCCATGGGAGAGGAATGAAAATCACACGCTGTGCCTCAACTCTGCCAAGGCCATTGGATGTACAGTTGTAAACATTGGTACACAAGATTTGGTGGAGGGAAGG cCTCATTTAATTCTTGGATTGATATCTCAAAtcataaag ATTCAACTTTTGGCTGATCTGAATCTCAAGAAGACACCCCAGCTGGTGGAATTATTTGATGACAGCAag GATATAGATGAAGTCTTGAGCTTGTCACCAGAAAAGATGCTACTTCGATGGATGAACCATCATCTGAAAAAAGCTGGTTACAAGAAAACCGTCAGCAATTTCTCTACAGATGTGAAG GATGGTGAAGCATATGCTTACCTTCTAAAAGCTCTTGCTCCAGAGCATTCCCCTGAAACCACATTAGAGACAAAAGATCCTAGCGAGAGGGCTAAATTGGTACTTGAACAAGCAGAGAAGTTGGATTGCAAAAGATACTTGACTCCTAAGGATATCACTGAAGGTTCTGCCAATTTGAATCTTGCATTTGTGGCACAAATATTCCAGCATCG GAATGGTCTAACTACTGACACCAAACAAGTTACTCTCACACAGACAGCATCACGTGATGATGTTCTATTATCGAGAGAAGAAAGGGCCTTTCGGATGTGGATAAACAGTCTTGGGGTTGACTCTTACGTGAACAATGTTTTTGAAGATATTCGCAATGG ATGGGTACTTCTTGAAGTACTAGACAAAGTTTCTCCAGGATCTGTCATCTGGAAGCTGGCATCGAAACCTCCAATTAAACTACCATTCAGGAAACTGGAGAATTGTAATCAAGTGATAAAAATCGGAAAGGAGTTAAAGTTTTCGCTAGTAAATTTAGCTGGGAATGATATTGTTCAGGGAAACAAGAAATTGATTGTTG CCCTTCTATGGCAATTGATGAGATTTAATATGCTTCAGTTGTTGAATAGACTAAGATCTCACTCCCAAGGATCCCAAGGAAAAGAAATTACTGATGCTGATATACTAAAGTGGGCAAACAGCAAAGTGAAAACATCAGGAAGAACATCTCAAATGGAAAGCTTCAAG GACAAGAGCTTATCAAATGGGCTGTTCTTCCTTGAACTTCTTAGTGCAGTACAACCAAGGGTTGTCAACTGGAAAGTTGTTACAAAGGGGGAAGATG ATGAGGAAAAGAAGCTAAATGCTACTTACATTATTAGTGTTGCAAGGAAAATCGGTTGTTCTGTGTTTCTTCTCCCAGAGGACATCATAGAG GTAAATCAGAAGATGATCCTAACGCTTACAGCTAGCATAATGTATTGGAGCCTACAGAAACAACCGCAGTCACAATCTGAAGTGTCAGAACAATCTGAGCCATCTAGTATGGCTTCGGATGCAGCTTCTGATATTGCTTCGGAGGACGCTGCTTCAACAACAGCTGCATCTGAGGGAGAAGAGGTGAATTCGCTGTCTGATAGTATGTCCAATTTGACTACAGATGATGCTACTTCAAATGCCCCGCCAGCAGAAAATGGAAATGGTGTGGCAGGATGA
- the LOC102712508 gene encoding anthranilate O-methyltransferase 1-like: protein MKVEQDLHMSRGDGETSYAANSRLQEKAILKTRPLLHKAVEEAHASLSLSRPAGKMVVADLGCSSGPNTLLVVSEVLDAVANRYHRQPPPSSTTGVVVQFFLNDLPGNDFNLVFQSLEPFKRLAVKEFGEALPRYYVAGMPGSFYTSLFPDRSVHLFHSSYCLMWRSKVPDEIASGAVLNEGNMYIWESTPAPVVKLYQKQFEEDFSLFLALRHAELVSGGQMVLTFLGRKNRDVLRGEVSYMWGLLAQALQSLVQEGRVEKEKLDAFNLPFYSPSVDEVKAVVRQSELFDTDHIELFESNWDPQDDTDDDDVTLHSVRSGINVARSIRAVLEPLIARHFGERIVDDLFDMYAQNVARHLEQVKTKYPVIVLSLKARG from the exons atgaAGGTAGAGCAGGACCTCCACATGAGCCGGGGCGACGGCGAAACCAGCTACGCCGCCAACTCTAGGCTTCAG GAGAAGGCCATCCTGAAGACGAGGCCGCTGCTTCACAAGGCCGTGGAGGAAGCGCACGCgtcgctctccctctcccgcccCGCAGGCAAGATGGTCGTGGCCGACCTTGGCTGCTCGTCGGGGCCCAACACCCTCCTCGTCGTCTCTGAGGTGCTCGACGCGGTGGCGAACCGGTAccaccgccagccgccgccgtcgtcgacgacgggcGTCGTCGTCCAGTTCTTCCTCAACGACCTCCCCGGCAACGATTTCAACCTCGTGTTCCAGTCCCTCGAGCCGTTCAAGAGGCTCGCCGTGAAGGAGTTCGGCGAGGCCCTGCCTCGCTACTACGTCGCCGGGATGCCGGGCTCGTTCTACACCAGCCTCTTCCCTGACCGCTCCGTCCACCTTTTCCACTCCTCTTACTGCCTCATGTGGCGCTCCAAG GTGCCTGACGAGATAGCGAGCGGCGCGGTGCTGAACGAAGGCAACATGTACATCTGGGAgagcacgccggcgccggtggtcAAGCTGTACCAGAAGCAGTTTGAGGAGGACTTCTCGCTGTTCCTGGCGCTGCGCCACGCCGAGCTCGTCTCCGGCGGGCAGATGGTGCTGACGTTCCTGGGCAGGAAGAATCGGGACGTCCTCCGCGGCGAAGTCAGCTACATGTGGGGGCTCCTTGCCCAAGCTCTCCAGTCCCTAGTCcaagag GGACGTGTGGAGAAGGAGAAGCTGGACGCCTTCAACCTGCCGTTCTACTCGCCATCGGTGGACGAGGTGAAGGCGGTGGTAAGGCAGAGCGAGCTGTTCGACACCGACCACATCGAGCTCTTCGAGTCCAACTGGGACCCACAGGATgacaccgacgacgacgacgtgacGCTACACAGCGTTCGGAGCGGCATCAACGTCGCCAGGTCCATCAGGGCCGTGCTGGAGCCCCTCATCGCTCGCCATTTCGGCGAGCGCATCGTCGACGATCTCTTCGACATGTACGCCCAGAACGTGGCAAGGCACCTCGAGCAAGTGAAGACCAAGTACCCTGTCATTGTGCTTTCCTTGAAAGCGAGAGGCTGA
- the LOC102712784 gene encoding BAG family molecular chaperone regulator 5, mitochondrial gives MGSYHYTSTSRFFFAGDGEGEFSSYKGTSTTNTHRPTTVRIPVASPAPERSPDDAAAARIQAAFRGHLVRRHSAAVRAADAEATRLERLLRRQETVDAVRGDERERARFSEALMAVLLRLDAVPGYYPAVREARRAVTRRVVGLQEVFDAVLAAPAADAWGVPASLDQVLEGIWGCAGETPAAPPPVVVEEEEEVRRSPYWKRFFGGV, from the coding sequence atgggGTCCTACCACTACACCTCCACCTCGCGGTTCTtcttcgccggcgacggcgagggggagTTCTCCAGCTACAAGGGTACCAGCACCACCAACACCCACAGGCCCACCACCGTGCGGATCCCCGTTGCCTCCCCGGCCCCGGAGCGATCGCCGGAcgacgcggccgcggccagGATCCAGGCAGCGTTCCGGGGCCACCTGGTAAGGAGGCACTCCGCggccgtccgcgccgccgacgccgaggccACGCGGCTGGAGCGGCTGCTCCGGCGGCAGGAGACCGTGGACGCCGtccgcggcgacgagcgcgagaGGGCGCGGTTCTCGGAGGCGCTCATGGCCGTGCTGCTCCGCCTCGACGCCGTCCCGGGGTACTACCCGGCCGTGCGGGaggcgcgccgcgccgtgaCCCGCCGCGTGGTGGGGCTGCAGGAGGTGTTCGACGCGGtgctcgccgcgcccgccgccgacgcgtgGGGGGTCCCGGCCAGCCTGGATCAGGTCCTCGAGGGGATCTGGGGGTGCGCCGGTGAgacgccggccgcgccgccgccggtggtggtggaggaagaggaggaggtgaggaggAGTCCGTACTGGAAGAGGTTTTTCGGGGGAGTGTAG